CATGCAGGCCCGACTCGAGGAATCCGCCGCCGCCGCCGGTCCGGTCTTCATCGTGAACCGCGAGGAAGCAGACGCGAAGCGCAAAGCCACATCGTCTCCCGACCTCAAAACCTGGAAGTTCAATGCCAAGAATGTCCGGGACTTTGCGTTCGCTTCCTCACGCACATTTCTGGTTGATGCCTGGGGTCGTAAACAAGGAGACAAGACAGTTCGCTGCATGTCTCTGTACCCGCGGGAAGGAATGCCGCTCTGGGACCGCTTCGGCACGCATGCCCTCGCGCACACGCTGGAAGTGTATTCCGAAATGACGGGCATCCCCTACCCCTGGCCGCACGTCACAGCCGTGATGGGGGTCGTCTGGTCCGGAATGGAATACCCGATGATCAGTTTCAACAATCCCCGGCCGGAGAAGGACGGCACTTATTCCGAGAGCACCAAACGGCAGATGATCGGCACGTTGATCCACGAGACCGGGCACAACTGGTTCCCGATGATCGTCAACAACGACGAACGGCACTGGATGTGGCTGGATGAAGGGATCAATACCTTCCTGCACCGCATCGCCGAGCAGCGCTGGTCGCACAACTGAAAGTATGAAGCGGGTGAAGCGGCCGCCGCCGTCGGATACGTTTCCGGTAACAATCATCAGCCAATCATGTCGCAGCCGGACAATCTGCAGAGCGTGGGCGGCAATGCCTATCGCAAGACGGCTTCAGGCCTGTCGATGCTGCGTGAGACGATTCTCGGCCGTGAGCAGTTCGATTTCGCGTTCAAGGAATACTGCCGCCGCTGGGCTTACAAACGACCTGAACCGGCCGACTTCTTCCGCACGTTTGAAGACGCCGCAGGCGTCGACCTGGACTGGTTCTGGCGGGGCTGGTTCTTCTCGACGGCGCAGTGCGACATGGAAGTGACGGCGGTGATTCGACGGCAGATCGATTGCGGCGACCCTGCCCAGTCGGCCGAACGGCAGCAGCGTCTGGACGCGCCGAAGCCCCCGAATCTCGCGCTGGAACGCGATGTGGACGTCCCGCGCCGCGCCGAGCGTTACGAGAGCCTGCTCGACTTCTATGAGACGTATGATCCTCACGCGGTGACCGAAGAACAGCAGGAGAAGTTCCAGAAGTTTCTGGCGCAGCTCACGCCTGCTGAAAAGGAACTGCTGCAATTCGACATGCCACTGTACGAGGTGCGGGTTCACAATCACGGCGAACTCCCGATGCCGCTCATTCTCAAGCTGGAGTTCGAAGACGGCACCAGCGAACTGCGGCGGCTGCCGGTGGAGATCTGGCGACAGGCCGGCCACGACGTCGCCGCGCTGCTCGTGGTTCCCAAATTGGTCACGGCGGTGACAGTTGACCCTTATAACGAGACGGCCGATGTCAACTACGGCAACAACCGCTTCCCGCGGTCGATCATCGAAACAACCCTGCCGCTGACGAAGCCGGAAGAAAAGATCGAGAACCCGCTGCACGACAAACTCGAGCGAGAGCGGAAAGCGAAAGCAGCCGCCGAGAAGCCGGATCCGTGATATCGCTGAACGGCATTACCACTTTTCGATGTGCTTAGGGAGCCAACGGGGAAAAGGTCACCGTGTTGTACGCCGCAGCACTCGTTCCACCGTCGCCGTCCGTGATGAGAAAGCGGACAGTCCGCGGGGCGGTCGATCGGGTTGGGGAGGCATTGCTGAACTGAAGACTACGCAGCAGAGCCTGAACGCCAACCGTTGTTGCATTCGCGTTGAAAGCAATAACAAGGGCGACTTTATTCGTTCCGCCCGAGAACGTCCCGATCACGACTCCGCCGTAGGCGACATCTGATCCATTCACCCCGATCATCCCTGTCGCGGTTCCCTGATGACGAATCGAAAGGACGTCTGAACTTTGGACGTTCGCGCTGAGGGTTACCGTCAACTTCCCTCCATTGAAGTCTGCTGAGTCGGGATCGGTCACCTTGGCGTCGCTGTCGATGAGAACGGGAGCCGGGCCGGCGAACTCAACGCTGTCACCAATGGCGGCGAGGACGGGGGCATCATTCACAGCGGTGACGGCGATCATCTTGCTGACTGCAGCGCTGGTTCCTCCATCTCCGTCGGTGAGGGTCACCTGGACCGTTCGCGGCAATGTGGAGATATTCCTGGAAGTGCTGCTGAACGCAACTGCCCGTAGCAGTTTCTGCACGAGAGCCGGCGTCGCATTGGCATTCAAGGTCACGGAGAGGGCGACGTTGCTGGTCCCTCCGCTGCAGTTCCCGATGATGGTTCCTCCTACGAGGACTTGATTGCCGCTAGTCGTCACCTGGTTCGCGCCGCTTCCCACCGTTCTGATCGACAACACGTCAGTCGATTGCTTCCCTCCCACGAGACTGACCGTCAACTTCCCACCGGCTAGGTCGCTGGAATCGGGGTCCGTGACGGTGACGTCGGAATCCAGCAGGATTCCACTATTGCCCTCCGTGTAGCTGATATTCCCATCAAAGCCGGCAATGCCTGGAGCAAATTGCATGACGGTGACCGGCAGGCTGGACTGCTGCAGCCCCGCGGCGGTCGCCTTAATCGTTACGGACTTCGGCTGAATCAGATAGAGCGGTGAGACGACCGGGAGGCTGATCGTGACCGACAGAGAACCTGCGGGGATCGTCACGCTGGCTGGCAACTGCAGCAAATTTCCGGGGGTCGCGGAGAGATTCACCGTGAGGGCTTGCGTCAGATCGGCATCGGCCCGCGTTACAGTCAAAGTGTTGCCCGCATGACTACTGACCAGAGAACTGGACGTGCGCAGGTTGAGTGACGGAGAATGGGCAGAATCGTTGTTGAATTGAATCGCGTAGGAGACTGGCGCCGCCGTCGATCCGGAATTGGGCCCGCGCTCTACCGACAGGAAATAGGTTCGTCCCGCGGCAACGTCGTAAGTGAATGTGAGCATCCCCCGCCCTTGGGTCGTCTGCAATTGTGCGCCGTCGCTGCTCCATAGCGAGGCCTGAGCGGACTTACCGCCGGGAATCCGAATGCTGACAAATCCGGACTGTTGCGCGGCGTTCGTGTGGGAGCGCGGAGTTGTGAATGAATACCAGTCGGTCGAAGTCCCTTGAATCGCCAGTCCGCTAAAGTTTGCGCTCGTCGCAACCGCTCCCAGGGAATGAGCCTTCTCTCGCGAATGATTGCCTGACACATTGCTTTCCAACACGCTCGTCGTCGTGGCGGCGGGTGTGCTGAGGACCAGCCAGTAGCTGCTGAGGATGGCCTGACTGTCGCTGGCGACTCTTAACAGGTACTCGCCTGCGGGCAGCGTTCCCGGTTGCAGGGTGATTTTTCCGTTGGATGAGCTGGCGACCTTAAGTACGGCTCCAGGCGCATCGGCGCGGTAGAGCTCCAGCGTCACGTTCGCCCCAGCCTGGGTTGTTGCAAAGGTGATGCGGCTGTTCGCATCGGTTCCTTTCGCCGAGCGGAAGCGATACCAGTCCACGTCATCAGCAGCACTCAAGCTGAGCCCGGTATAGAGATTGCCGGTTCCAAACACATCGCCGAGGTTGAAGGCACGGGCAAAAGAGTTGTTCCCTTCGGCCCAGTCCGGCTGGACCGGCGATAAGGATGTCGGCAAGCCCGTGGTGTATCTCTGCAGAAAAGTTCCCCATCCCGTTGCGGTCAGGAATGTGGCGTACTCAGTCAGGTAAGCGGGATCGATCTGATCCCCTGGACCAGGCCAGTAAATGGACAGTCCTCCCACGGACCGTTGGTCTTGAGTCTTGGACAGGACGACATGGTCCAGTTCCTCGATGGCACTCGCGGCCGCGTCCCGGACGCCGGAAAGCGCGGGATTGTCGTTTGTCCTTGAAATCACATTATTCAGGAACTGTCGCAAGTCGCGGAGATCGGAGCGCCGGCTGAAGGCGGTGGCGGCATCGCGGGCGGAAAGGATTGCAGCTCGCAGAGCGGCCTCATGTTCGCCGCCAGGATTGATGGAGGAGACAGCATTTGTGAACGACTTCAGGGCACTGAGAAGATCAGTCATCGCGGAGGACGCGGCGTCGACCGCGGACAAGGTATCGGCCCCGTGGACGTTGCTGCGGTTTCGCAGTCCGTAGTCATGAACGATCGCGCCCGCCAGTTGCTGGCCGGTGACTGAACCGGGATTCTGCTGAAGTACGGCAAACGCTGACGCATAGTTCGAGCCCTCGCTCGTCTCCAGCTCTTCAGAGCCGACGACGACGGGCGCCGCGCTCCCCAGGCTCTGAGCCACTTCAAGAGTTTGCATATGGCAGGCATCGAACGAAATGAATTGGAGATTCAATGCTCCCAATTGAGACTTCGCGGAGTTGATGCCGGCCAGCATCTCGCTGATCTGCAGTTTGTCGGTCGTCCCCGTGTCCGTGTCCAGATTTGAGCCGCTGAAAGCGTTGCCATGATTCCAGAAGATCAGGCCATACTTCTGCGCCGGAGCGGCTTGAGCTCCCCAGACCAGAAAGTTTTGCAGAGTCTGCGATGACGCCGAGTTGACGTCAGTCGCGAGGGATCCGCTGGCAGGAAGAAACCGGGTGGCGATCTTGTCGCCGTTCAGATCAGGCTGAATGACTGCCATGCCGGCTCCGGCCCAGGCGGACTGGCTGTCTCCGCCTGTGGCGAAAGCACCGTCCGGGCTCTGATCCAGCAGTACCACCAGGTTCACCGATGAGGAGAGTCTGGCAGCCGCCTGTTCGAGTTCGTTGATATCCTGTTGAGCATACTTCGCCAGATCGCCGGCGGTCATGTAGACGAAGATCGTCCAGTCATCCTGATCCGACGTGACTTTCGGTTGCAGTTCGTAGTTCAGCGTATAGCGATTGCTGTCGGAGGTGCTGGCGCCGACGACCCTGGCATAATAGGTGCCCGCGGCAATTCCGCTAAGTGAGAGTTCCGTAGGTGAAGGAAAGCCAAGGATGCGGCCTCCGTTGGAATTGTAGAGTTCGATCTTTAACGCCCCGCGCGTGTTGTCGAAATCGATCCACAGCTTGTCCGACGCGCGTCCGCTGCTCGCCAGGGTGAATTTGAACCAGTCTTCATCGGCGGACGAACTGCCGGCCTCGCTCTGGATCGTCAAACCAGTCAACTGTCGCAGACCATCAAATTGATTCAGGTCGGTCGCCAGGTCGAGCGTATTATTGTATTCGAGAGCGTCCGCCTCGACGGTGGACCCGGTGGCGGCGATCGTCAGTTGATAACCGGGGCTTGTCGCGCCGGCATTTCCGAAGACGCGGACGTAATATTTTCCCGCGGGCAGCAGCGTGCCGTTGGCGGCTTTCAGGGGCAGATGTTCGATGCCCGTCGTTCCGGTCGAACTGGAGATCAGATTGCCGCCAGCGTCATACAGCTCGATGTCCACGTCCCCGTAGTTTTCGCTGAAGCGGACATCGATGAAATCATCCGGCTGCGCGCGGTCAGTGGTCGTCAAGGCGAACCAGTCTTCGTCGCCGGTTTTATGCAGGTTCAGACCATCGAACGTGTGCGTCCCTTCGATCGTGCGAAGGTCACGAGCGGTTGCGAGCATATTGGAGGGCTCTGACCAGTCGGCGCGAACCTCTTTCGCTGGCTGCTGCAAACTGAATTCGAGCTGGTAGTCCGGATTCATGGCGCCGTTCTCGCCTTCAATCTTGACGTAGTACGAGCCCGGTTGCAGGCGGTCCAGACTGATTTCTTCAGTCCCGGTCTGGGTGCTGGATTGTTCGACCTCAGTCAGAGTTCCATCGCCGGCGCGGACGTACAGCGTGAGCTTCAATCCGCCGAGGTTCCGAACATAAGCGATGCGAGCAAAGTCGTCGTCGCGTCCGACCTGGGTCAGATCAAAGTGGAACCAGTCCTGGTCGTCCGGGGTATTGATGGAAAGGCCAGGGAGAACGGCAACGGGGGCCAGGCCGGATGCCATTGGTGCACCATTCAGAAATCCCAGGCCCAAAAAGCTTCCTAGCTGATTTGCCGTAAATCCGCCGTATGATGTCCCTAAGTTGGACCCGGAGCGAATTTGGTTCGCAATGTTTTGTTGCTGTTGCTGGTATTGCGCCTGCTGCATCCGGAACTGCTGATCAAACTCCGCCTGCTTTGCATTATAAAAATTGATGTATTGCAATTGCTGTTGATACTTCGCCTGATCTTGCAGAGACTGTAATTGTAACTGCTGGTACTGCAGTTGAAGCTGTTGTGGGGAGGGTTGATTTTGATTAATTCCTATTCCTGCCAGGTTTGACTTCGCCCACGCAGGAGTCAGGTTCCATAACAACGAATCCATCTCGCTGCCTGAATTATAGCCCAGTCCTCCCCAGACCGACAAAGTTGGATCAAGCTTCGCTTGACTTATTAGATTACGGAATCCTCCATCTAGATACCCATAGTCTGATTCAGCGTTGATCCCTGCATTGGGATTCACAACTCCGCGAAATACGGTGTAAGCTGGAGAAGCGATTGCAGGTGCGAGTTGTTTGTTGTATGCGTCGTAATATGAATTAAATAATTCAAGCTGCTGTGGGTCGTTGGGGTCAAATGTCCGGATCGGGAGACCATCCGCAGCTCCCCCGGGAATCGGTCGTCCTGGCACCTCCGCCACGTTCCCCAGTTCAAACGCGGTGTCCAAACCATTGTTCCCGCGCACTCCTTCCGCGGAATCCGGCTGCAGCTTCGTCGGGGCCGTGATTGCCAGCGAGTAATCGCCCACCGGGACATTGTTTACGGTTGTGACCCGCAGGAAATAGTCTCCCGCTGTCAGGCCTTCGAGTGACAGTTCCTGAACGTCGAAACCGGTGTTCGATATGGCGATTTCCGACGTCCGGTTGGATGACCGATAAAGTCTGAGTTGCAGCCGGCCTGAGGTGATGTTGGTGAGCGTCTGGATGACGTCACCCGCCTGGCCGGGTGACAGCAGCGTGAATCTGAAGAAGTCGGTGTCGCCTGAAGTCAAAGACAGTCTTGCGATGGAGACCTGACCGCTGACTTCCCGCAGTCCGCTCGCCGTGTCGAAGGTGTCATTTCCCGAATTGCCTTCCAGCCGATCCGGCTGAGGGTCAGTTGGAGTCACAAACGTCAGCGAGTAATCCGGCTGTGTGCTGATGACAGCACCGCCGGCTATCGAAACCTTGACGTAATAGGTTTCCCCCATCGCGAGACCATTCAGCGAGATCGCTTCGGTACCGGACTGGCCGTTTGAGCTTCGTCCAGGAATCGCTTGTCCGCTGGCGTCGAGCAACTGTAATTGCAGGTCTCCCTGCGCATTGTCGAAGTTGATTGCGACCAGGGAACCGGGCGCGCCGGTGGCCGGCATCGTAAACCGGAAGAAATCGACATCTCCAGACTGGTGAATCGAAAGCCCGCCAATTGACTCGGCTCCGCCGTTCAGCATCAATGGAGTGGCGGTTGCGAACGTATTGTTGCTCGAACGGGCGTCAATGGCGTCTCCGTTCAGCCCGGACTCAGGCGCATTGATTCGCAGCGTGTAATTTGGCTGTGTTCCGCCGCGGTAACCTACCACTCTCAGATAATATGTCTGCCTGACGCTGCCGATCTTCGCCTTCAGGCCATCCAGCGAA
This window of the Planctomicrobium piriforme genome carries:
- a CDS encoding clostripain-related cysteine peptidase, which translates into the protein MLKKFNRRRTGWYKSLFHRWQLSSTGRHSNQSGITPTNRLTASPALSTLLSRMRSQWAAWLISPNRRTSRFRHPWSAGEMLEIRQLLSASISGTAFDDANGNGLQEPGEQGLAGQTVRVEYTRDFDYGSLNKLFRGGQSATATITPDTFFTPNAVVANVIASMSATTNDSINDLTVTLTHGSQTVRLYNGESSGSFINATFDDNAILDIDYPFTRTSPSGTFIPYGGNHLSTFNGSTVSGSWQLKITDEEGYYGALLANYLTGFTLSITYADTVTTNVDGSYYYSNSYPDVQQYDLSVSTPDFLPTNGTKGHLAINNGGNSFPSISGVQLGVRQDNANETQGNTLATAIDLGTLSGSLTIGPDAIAAGGDQDWYKFTLDRPAVFGNGISLEFNQELGDLDVELYDSSGVRLNFDLTSTGRKWVPLVQTTTDSAVAGGQHINPFAAGTYYVKIIGRSHPVDSSYYAGNQTVSDSNAAYTLRVDGPGPDAFDQTGNNTPAKATNFAATASSTDGTFQLSGLSLDSPGDVDWFRIQAAAPLIETNNWFQVNYDSSLGNLVLELYDSTGRTRLGRSNVIGDRLEIRDLTAPAGSYLLKVSSAQGAAISNYSLQTLYPVTVGDRFDQADGTGDGINLGMVQGDGKLSNLVMLSNDFFSFTTTTVGQAGDYIGIDFNGQPRNVYGQLFDPEFNWHDLEVLGNSLRFSLEGLPAGSYSFYLNSFDEFGLPNYSASWQAPTLAHKDWAEMATPRLFRPLGAVAGELTWDRLSLTSDDAYDAYTFSLGARGTSTDFARIQFDNARGDLSLSLYFQPTDQNGNWVGQPVSVSKSFSQQNVEQISLSGLNPGQYLLVVNAASTGGENSDYSLTIHAPPLTRTDRFESNDVVSTATDLGNLVGTRTIERLSSTLDNRDVFKIHLSQAGTAADLVRIDFNYAYGDLKLGLVDANNNLVSASTQMGGRQELSLAGLPLGDYYIVVQARFAVTRIPGYRLTLQGPSTATYNDWSETIDGRANNNSVSAATSLGVVRGTNVWSNVALTGSADRDYFKFTLAEEAVSGNQVALKFDLSHGDIQIDLLNASGNVLRTIDEPAELKKISLEGLAAGTYYIRIMGTGFSQAWPYSLQIAAPGGRQNSDHLEPNNTRELATDLGAVQTMRTWGTDGPGPLSLDTGSDEDWYKFRLTAQAVQGHFAQISFDSSQGDLSLELYDQDGNLVDSSKTFSDREWINLSGMGSDVAKTYYLRVFSADGKAQPAYSLTISAPGFDQSEGPDTLYTYLPSGFLPVFFPQSGSYSASNLSIESDDSDWFYFQLPSNPVEGDAATISFSHLQGDLRLDLYTNYNGSPIRSSNGTGDSERISLTGLSSSVVYYLKVSGVDGARNPNYQLQINTTPALAADGIDLLPAEQATPYPLYQVQGLYTVHSAYFENRLSIHNSTDVDTFSFTMSSNATASHFVQAAFNHFAGDIDLELYDSTGTVLLGRSATAGNVETISLDGLPARDDQGNLIEYRVKVFGDSGSTNPYYSLTFNTPAPIFSDWAEANNSASQAKDLRGVEGDLTLSGLSLHQAGDLDYFKFQLAAPGIVGTGLTLSSDVGYGTLGLTLYSSNGSTILANSQIYSGTQFISFAGLAAGTYYIRVQAANGTSTVPQYKLNFVAPQSKGDWSEDSSTRGDTRQTAYDLQTAKGDMSWYNLSIHSSSDDDWFAFQLDADAVAGHFVEIITNYQLGDLDLELYDSDGIRLNAATSEDVERVSLDGLKAKIGSVRQTYYLRVVGYRGGTQPNYTLRINAPESGLNGDAIDARSSNNTFATATPLMLNGGAESIGGLSIHQSGDVDFFRFTMPATGAPGSLVAINFDNAQGDLQLQLLDASGQAIPGRSSNGQSGTEAISLNGLAMGETYYVKVSIAGGAVISTQPDYSLTFVTPTDPQPDRLEGNSGNDTFDTASGLREVSGQVSIARLSLTSGDTDFFRFTLLSPGQAGDVIQTLTNITSGRLQLRLYRSSNRTSEIAISNTGFDVQELSLEGLTAGDYFLRVTTVNNVPVGDYSLAITAPTKLQPDSAEGVRGNNGLDTAFELGNVAEVPGRPIPGGAADGLPIRTFDPNDPQQLELFNSYYDAYNKQLAPAIASPAYTVFRGVVNPNAGINAESDYGYLDGGFRNLISQAKLDPTLSVWGGLGYNSGSEMDSLLWNLTPAWAKSNLAGIGINQNQPSPQQLQLQYQQLQLQSLQDQAKYQQQLQYINFYNAKQAEFDQQFRMQQAQYQQQQQNIANQIRSGSNLGTSYGGFTANQLGSFLGLGFLNGAPMASGLAPVAVLPGLSINTPDDQDWFHFDLTQVGRDDDFARIAYVRNLGGLKLTLYVRAGDGTLTEVEQSSTQTGTEEISLDRLQPGSYYVKIEGENGAMNPDYQLEFSLQQPAKEVRADWSEPSNMLATARDLRTIEGTHTFDGLNLHKTGDEDWFALTTTDRAQPDDFIDVRFSENYGDVDIELYDAGGNLISSSTGTTGIEHLPLKAANGTLLPAGKYYVRVFGNAGATSPGYQLTIAATGSTVEADALEYNNTLDLATDLNQFDGLRQLTGLTIQSEAGSSSADEDWFKFTLASSGRASDKLWIDFDNTRGALKIELYNSNGGRILGFPSPTELSLSGIAAGTYYARVVGASTSDSNRYTLNYELQPKVTSDQDDWTIFVYMTAGDLAKYAQQDINELEQAAARLSSSVNLVVLLDQSPDGAFATGGDSQSAWAGAGMAVIQPDLNGDKIATRFLPASGSLATDVNSASSQTLQNFLVWGAQAAPAQKYGLIFWNHGNAFSGSNLDTDTGTTDKLQISEMLAGINSAKSQLGALNLQFISFDACHMQTLEVAQSLGSAAPVVVGSEELETSEGSNYASAFAVLQQNPGSVTGQQLAGAIVHDYGLRNRSNVHGADTLSAVDAASSAMTDLLSALKSFTNAVSSINPGGEHEAALRAAILSARDAATAFSRRSDLRDLRQFLNNVISRTNDNPALSGVRDAAASAIEELDHVVLSKTQDQRSVGGLSIYWPGPGDQIDPAYLTEYATFLTATGWGTFLQRYTTGLPTSLSPVQPDWAEGNNSFARAFNLGDVFGTGNLYTGLSLSAADDVDWYRFRSAKGTDANSRITFATTQAGANVTLELYRADAPGAVLKVASSSNGKITLQPGTLPAGEYLLRVASDSQAILSSYWLVLSTPAATTTSVLESNVSGNHSREKAHSLGAVATSANFSGLAIQGTSTDWYSFTTPRSHTNAAQQSGFVSIRIPGGKSAQASLWSSDGAQLQTTQGRGMLTFTYDVAAGRTYFLSVERGPNSGSTAAPVSYAIQFNNDSAHSPSLNLRTSSSLVSSHAGNTLTVTRADADLTQALTVNLSATPGNLLQLPASVTIPAGSLSVTISLPVVSPLYLIQPKSVTIKATAAGLQQSSLPVTVMQFAPGIAGFDGNISYTEGNSGILLDSDVTVTDPDSSDLAGGKLTVSLVGGKQSTDVLSIRTVGSGANQVTTSGNQVLVGGTIIGNCSGGTSNVALSVTLNANATPALVQKLLRAVAFSSTSRNISTLPRTVQVTLTDGDGGTSAAVSKMIAVTAVNDAPVLAAIGDSVEFAGPAPVLIDSDAKVTDPDSADFNGGKLTVTLSANVQSSDVLSIRHQGTATGMIGVNGSDVAYGGVVIGTFSGGTNKVALVIAFNANATTVGVQALLRSLQFSNASPTRSTAPRTVRFLITDGDGGTSAAAYNTVTFSPLAP